The sequence CACCTGCGCCCGCTCCAGGTCAGCCACATCCCCGGACTGCTCCAGACCGAGGCGTACGCCAGGGCCGTGGTCGGCCACGCGGTCCCCCCGCTGCCCGCCAACGAGTTGGAGGCGTGGGTCGCCCACCGGATGGAACGCGCCAACGTCCTGCACCGCGAGGCCGCTCCGCCGTACGAAGCACTGGTCCACGAGGCGGCGTTGCGGATGCGGTTCGGCGGGGCGAAGGTGGCGAAGGCCCAACTGGAACACATCCAGGAGCTGAGCCGGCTGCCGCAGATAAGCGTCCGGGTCATTCCGTTCGCCTCCGAGGGCCACGTCGGCTCCAGCCACGCGATGCTCTACGCGAGCGGGACCGTCCCCCAGCTGGACACCGTGCAGATCGACTCCGCACACGGGGTGATCCTGCTGCACGCGGCCACGCAACTCGCCAACTACCTCAACCGGTTCGAGATCCTCACGAAGGTGGCGCTGGACCGGGAAAAGTCGCGCGACTTCATGCACTCCATCTCCCGAGACCTCTGAACCTCTGAAAGGGCCCTCATCCCATGACCGCGCCCCTGGCTTGGCAGAAGTCCACGTACTCGCAAGACAGCGGGGACTGTGTCGAGTTGACCGCCCACGGGGGCGCGGTCCTCCTCCGCGAGAGCGACAATCCGACCGTGGTGCTGACCACCACACGCAAGGACCTGGCACGGTTCCTGCGCTTCCTCAAAACCGCGCCGACCTCGACGGCCTCGGTGGCCGGACCCGCCCGGGTGCAGCGTTCCGTGGGGTGAGGACCACCTGCGGGTGCGATGCCGCCCGCGCGGTTCCCCGCGCCCCTGACCGGGGTGCGGGGAAAGGGCCGCGTCGAGTGCGGGGCGGGCCGGCTACGCGAAGTCGAGCAACTTGCGGGTCATGTCGCGGTAGTGGGTGAGGGCGATCCGCAACTCCTCGGTGTCCGGCTCCGATACGCCGTGCACGCTCGCCCGCAGCGACTCGCGGCGCTGCTCCAGCATGCGGGTGAGCCGCTGGGCCGCCTCGTCGAGCACGGTCTCGGCCTCGCGTACGGCGCCCCTCGGGTCGTCCACGAAGCCGCCCACGGCGTGCTCCATCCGCTCGCTCAGACCGCCGTCGCCGGCGGGAGTGGCGGGGGCAGCGGGAGTGGCCGCGGTCGCGGGGCGCTCCGGCTCGGTCGGCCGGTCAGGCGCGGTCCGCCCGGTCGGCTCTGCCGGCGGGCTCGCGGGGGGCGGCCCGGCCTCGTCGGGCACCGTCTCGCTCCGCTCTGCGCCCGTACCGGTGACGGTCGCGGTCCCGGTCGTGGTCCGGGCGTCGCGCTTCTCGTACTTCCCGGTCGCGTTCCTGCCCTCGTTCCCGCTCGTCGTCTCGTCCGCGTCGTCGGTCTTGATCTCGGTCTCGGTCCCGGTACGGCCGTGCGGGGTGTTCGGCGTCATCGTCTTCGCCTCCAGGTGTGCGGAAAGGTCGTGGGTGCCGGCGGTCGCGGGGTCATGCCTCGCCGCGGCCGGGGTCGTCGCTCTTGCGGGTGCTGCCGGTGAGCGCGGCGAAGCGGCCCCCGAGCGTGTGGTGCCCGCGGTCGGTCTCACGTACGTCGTCGTCGCCTGCGGCGGACTCGGCGGGCTCGGCGGACTCAGCGGTCCTGGCGGGGCCGGCGGTCGCCGCGGGTTCCCGGGGCTCCGCGGTCGGCTCGGGTGCGTCCGGAACCTGCGCGGGGCGCGCGACCGCGGACGTACCGCCGTCGGCTCCGGTCAGCTCGTCGAAGAGCCCCCGTGCGCCGATCAGCGACTGGCGCAGGTCCTCCGTGGCGCCCTCGCCGCCCGCGCTGGCGTGCTCGGCCAGCGCGTGGGCACGGCGGTAGCCCTGGAGCCGGGTGCCGTGGTGGACGGACAGCGCGTCGAAGTGCTCGGGCGAACCGGCGGCCGGGAAGCCCCGGTTCGCGGCGACCTGGCCGACGAGCCGGTCGGCCGCGCCCAGCGCCCCCGCGGGGTCCTCGACGAACTGCGCCTGCACGGCCTGCCAGCGCTGCGCGTACTGCGCGCGGTCGGCCTCGGACAGCGGCCGCCGGTCGAGGTCGCCGTACCGCTTGACGCGGTCCGCCAACTCCTTGTCGGTCGCCTTGGTGTCGCCCTCGTGCCGGGCGAGCACCCGGTCGTACTCGGGTCCGAACCGGTGCTTGAGACGGCCGGTGCCGGGTGTGCCGCCGTACCTGCTCCATACGGCGACGACAGCGATCACTACGAGGACTGCCACCACGATCGCGATGACGGCTCCTGTCGACATGTC comes from Streptomyces sp. NBC_00448 and encodes:
- a CDS encoding helix-turn-helix domain-containing protein, with protein sequence MPLRSTATARQERLGAELRKMREAAGITARDTARLLGTDPAKVSHIEAGRLGVSEERLRRLAAFYECGDAALIDALVGMANGHGRKGWWEAYRGVVPAGMLDISEMEHYAVHLRPLQVSHIPGLLQTEAYARAVVGHAVPPLPANELEAWVAHRMERANVLHREAAPPYEALVHEAALRMRFGGAKVAKAQLEHIQELSRLPQISVRVIPFASEGHVGSSHAMLYASGTVPQLDTVQIDSAHGVILLHAATQLANYLNRFEILTKVALDREKSRDFMHSISRDL
- a CDS encoding DUF397 domain-containing protein, whose protein sequence is MTAPLAWQKSTYSQDSGDCVELTAHGGAVLLRESDNPTVVLTTTRKDLARFLRFLKTAPTSTASVAGPARVQRSVG